From the genome of Neomonachus schauinslandi chromosome 5, ASM220157v2, whole genome shotgun sequence, one region includes:
- the TBL2 gene encoding transducin beta-like protein 2 produces MELPQMPELMGLSLFLGLLALVATAAVARGWLRAEEETCSRSAGQKANGLPLDKSLRSKKQKQHQRIRREKPQQHNFTHRLLAGALKSHSGNISCMDFSSNGKYLATCADDRTVRIWSTKDFLQREHRSMRANVELDHATLVRFSPDCRAFIVWLANGDTLRVFKMTKREDGGYTFTANPEDFPKKHKAPIINIGIADTGKFIMTASSDTTVLIWNLKGRVLSTINTNQMNNTHAAISPCSRFVASCGFTPDVKVWEVCFGKNSDFQEVVRAFELKGHSAAVHFFAFSNDSRRMASVSKDGTWKLWDTDVEYKKQQDPYLLRTGCFEEASTMPCRLALSPDAQVLALASGSSIHLYNTRRGEKEERFEQVHGECIADLSFDITGRLLASCGDRAVRLFHNTPGHRAVVEEMQGLLKRASNESTRQRLQQQLTQAQEALRSLGALKK; encoded by the exons ATGGAGCTGCCGCAGATGCCGGAGCTGATGGGCCTGTCGCTGTTTCTCGGGCTGCTGGCCCTGGTGGCGACGGCGGCGGTAGCGCGGGGTTGGCTGCGCGCGGAGGAGGAGACGTGCAGCCGGTCCGCCG GCCAAAAAGCAAATGGATTGCCACTTGACAAGTCCTTGAGATCCAAGAAGCAGAAACAGCATCAACGAATTCGCAGGGAGAAGCCTCAACAGCACAACTTCACTCACCGCCTCCTGGCTGGGGCACTGAAG AGCCACAGTGGGAACATATCTTGCATGGACTTTAGCAGCAATGGCAAGTACCTGGCCACCTGTGCAGATGATCGCACCGTCCGCATCTGGAGTACCAAGGACTTCCTGCAGCGGGAACATCGCAGCATGAGAGCCAATGTGGAGCTGGACCATGCCACCCTGGTGCGCTTCAGCCCTGACTGCAG AGCCTTCATCGTCTGGCTGGCCAATGGAGACACCCTTCGTGTCTTCAAGATGACCAAGCGAGAGGATGGGGGCTATACCTTCACAGCCAACCCAGAGGACTTTCCTAAAAAGCACAAGGCACCCATCATCAACATTGGCATTGCGGACACAG gGAAGTTCATCATGACTGCTTCCAGTGACACGACTGTCCTCATCTGGAATCTGAAAGGTCGTGTGCTGTCTACCATCAACACCAACCAGATGAACAATACCCATGCTGCTATCTCCCCCTGTAGCAG GTTTGTGGCCTCGTGTGGCTTCACCCCAGATGTAAAAGTTTGGGAAGTCTGCTTTGGGAAAAACAGCGACTTCCAGGAGGTTGTGCGAGCCTTTGAACTGAAGGGGCACTCTGCAGCCGTCCACTTCTTCGCTTTCTCCAATGACTCCCGCAG GATGGCCTCGGTCTCCAAGGACGGTACGTGGAAACTGTGGGACACAGATGTGGAATACAAGAAGCAGCAGGATCCCTACTTGCTGAGGACAGGCTGCTTTGAAGAGGCGAGCACCATGCCATGCCGCCTGGCACTCTCCCCTGACGCCCAGGTCTTGGCCTTGGCCAGTGGCAGCAGTATTCATCTCTACAACACCCGGCGGGGTGAGAAGGAAGAGCGCTTTGAGCAGGTCCATGGGGAGTGTATCGCTGACTTGTCCTTTGACATCACCGGCCGGCTTCTGGCCTCCTGTGGGGACCGCGCAGTGCGGCTTTTCCACAACACCCCTGGCCACCGGGCAGTGGTGGAGGAAATGCAGGGCCTCCTGAAGCGGGCCTCCAACGAGAGCACCCGGCAGAGGCTGCAGCAGCAGCTGACCCAGGCCCAGGAGGCGCTGAGAAGCCTGGGTGCCTTGAAGAAATGA